The following proteins are co-located in the Vicugna pacos chromosome 3, VicPac4, whole genome shotgun sequence genome:
- the ANKRA2 gene encoding ankyrin repeat family A protein 2, translated as MATSANLDIGAQLIVEECPSSYSLTGMPDIKIEHQLDSNAEEGPAQGVAMGMKFILPNRFDMNVCSRFVKSLNEEDSKNIQDQVNSDLEVASVLFKAECNIHTSPSPGIQVRHVYTPSTTKHFSPIKQSTTLTNKHRGNEVSTTPLLANSLSVHQLAAQGEMLYLATRIEQENVINHTDEEGFTPLMWAAAHGQIAVVEFLLQNGADPQLLGKGRESALSLACSKGYTDIVKMLLDCGVDVNEYDWNGGTPLLYAVHGNHVKCVKMLLENGADPTIETDSGYNSMDLAVALGYRSVQQVIESHLLKLLQNIKE; from the exons ATGGCTACATCAGCAAATCTGGATATTGGAGCCCAGCTGATAGTGGAAGAGTGTCCCAGCAGCTACAGTCTAACTGGCATGCCTGACATTAAAATAGAACATCAGCTGGACTCAAATGCAGAAGAAGGACCAGCTCAGGGTGTTGCCATGGGAATGAAGTTCATACTGCCTAACCGATTTGATATGAATGTTTGTTCTCGGTTTGTGAAGTCCTTAAATGAAGAGGACAGTAAAAATATTCAAGATCAGGTTAACTCTGACCTGGAGGTGGCATCTGTTCTATTTAAAG CTGAATGCAATATCCACACATCTCCTTCTCCGGGAATTCAAGTAAGGCATGTCTACACTCCCTCTACAACAAAGCACTTCTCACCCATAAAACAATCAACTACTTTAACCAACAAGCACAGAGGAAATGAGGTCTCGACCACACCTCTGTTAGCAAATT CTTTATCTGTTCACCAGCTGGCTGCTCAGGGAGAGATGCTGTACCTGGCTACTCGTATCGAACAAG aaaatgttaTCAATCACACGGACGAAGAAGGATTTACTCCTCTGATGTGGGCTGCAGCACACGGGCAAATAGCTGTGGTAGAGTTTCTACTTCAGAAT GGTGCTGATCCCCAGCTGTTAGGGAAAGGTCGAGAAAGTGCACTGTCATTGGCCTGCAGTAAAGGCTACACAGATATTGTCAAAATGCTGCTTGATTGTGGAGTTGATGTAAATGAATATGATTGG AATGGAGGGACACCTTTGCTTTACGCTGTACATGGAAATCATGTGAAATGTGTAAAAATGCTCCTAG AAAATGGAGCTGACCCAACCATTGAAACGGACTCTGGATATAATTCTATGGATTTAGCTGTAGCCTTGGGCTATAGAAGTG TTCAACAGGTTATTGAGTCACATTTACTGAAACTGCTTCAGAACATCAAGGAGTAG